Proteins encoded within one genomic window of Paenarthrobacter sp. JL.01a:
- a CDS encoding DUF1852 domain-containing protein, whose protein sequence is MADDFTFSISTTRFDEDYSPSEGSRITTNFANLARGEHRRENLSNALTMIRRRFNDLADWDNPDRNRYTLELEIVSVQIEFNAEGTDRQFPLFEVLDIQIIDQLNGIRHQGIVGNNFSSYVRDFDFSVVLPAAAGDSGKPTVPQDFGDLHGKLFQHFLDSPACQERFPQPPVVCISVSTSKTYRQTENRHPVLGVEYQQDEFSLTDAYFAKMGMQVRYFMPRGSVAPLAFYFRGDLLNDYSNLQLIGTISTMETFQKIYRPEIYNANSAAAAIYQPSLGEQDYSRTQIAYDRVERSQLAVTQAKYTEEHFITPHKDLLDRWTANYPALVN, encoded by the coding sequence ATGGCAGACGACTTTACCTTCAGCATTAGCACCACCCGCTTCGACGAGGACTACTCGCCGTCGGAAGGCTCCCGGATCACGACGAATTTCGCCAACCTGGCACGGGGCGAGCACCGCCGGGAGAACCTCAGCAACGCCTTGACCATGATTCGGCGCCGCTTCAACGACCTCGCAGACTGGGACAACCCCGACCGGAACCGTTACACGCTCGAGCTTGAGATCGTCTCCGTGCAGATAGAGTTCAATGCCGAAGGCACGGACCGGCAGTTCCCGCTGTTCGAGGTTCTCGACATCCAGATCATCGACCAACTCAACGGGATCCGCCACCAAGGAATCGTGGGGAACAACTTCTCTTCCTACGTCCGCGACTTCGACTTCAGCGTCGTACTGCCAGCGGCCGCAGGGGACTCAGGGAAACCCACTGTCCCCCAGGACTTCGGCGACCTTCACGGCAAGCTGTTCCAGCACTTCCTCGATTCCCCGGCGTGCCAGGAGCGCTTCCCGCAGCCGCCAGTGGTGTGCATCAGCGTCTCGACCAGCAAGACGTACCGGCAAACGGAGAACCGTCACCCGGTCCTGGGTGTCGAGTACCAGCAGGACGAGTTCTCGCTGACGGACGCATATTTCGCAAAGATGGGAATGCAGGTCCGCTACTTCATGCCACGCGGCAGCGTTGCGCCGCTCGCCTTCTATTTCCGCGGCGACCTGCTCAACGACTACTCCAACCTGCAGCTCATCGGCACCATCAGCACCATGGAGACGTTCCAGAAGATCTACCGCCCTGAGATCTACAACGCGAACTCCGCCGCCGCCGCGATCTACCAGCCGAGCCTGGGAGAGCAGGATTACTCGCGGACCCAGATCGCTTACGACCGCGTCGAGCGCAGTCAGCTCGCGGTCACTCAGGCGAAGTACACGGAGGAACACTTCATCACGCCCCACAAGGATCTGTTGGACCGGTGGACCGCCAACTACCCTGCTCTCGTCAACTGA
- a CDS encoding aspartate ammonia-lyase, whose protein sequence is MSSLHKQYRMEEDSLGRIEVPADAYWGAHTARALENFPISGTTLAQHPRLVTALAMVKRAAAVTNGRLGVIDATTAAAIGEACGAIEAGRFLDQFCVDVIQGGAGTSTNMNANEVIANVALETLGHPLGSYQLLHPIDHVNRCQSTNDVYPTALKLALAGAVQGLCQELAMLAEAFGDKGISFADIVKMGRTQLQDAVPMTLGQEFHAFAATVTEDRQRLEESAGLLLECSLGATAIGTGITAAAGYRERVVDTLAEISGYRLVPAANLVEATSDVGVFMHLSGMLKRSAVKISKISSDLRLLSSGPQNGLGELRLPPRQAGSSIMPGKVNPVIPETLNQIAFAVAGADTTVTMAADNGQLQLNAFEPVIGHVLLQGLSWLTNGARILRTHCVEGIEANGELLRVKVASSAGLATAFIPAIGYAAAAAVAKRALQDDTPVLEAITSLGVLDRGAARIIMDDASGLSPRVPGGPVVP, encoded by the coding sequence ATGAGTAGCTTGCACAAGCAGTATCGGATGGAGGAAGACTCCCTTGGCCGCATCGAGGTGCCGGCCGACGCTTACTGGGGAGCCCACACGGCCCGGGCACTGGAGAACTTTCCCATCAGCGGGACAACCCTGGCACAGCATCCCCGCCTCGTCACGGCCCTGGCCATGGTCAAAAGGGCTGCCGCCGTTACCAACGGACGGCTCGGCGTCATTGATGCCACCACGGCGGCAGCCATCGGCGAAGCCTGCGGAGCCATCGAGGCCGGGCGATTCCTTGACCAGTTCTGCGTGGACGTCATCCAGGGAGGTGCAGGCACCAGCACCAATATGAACGCCAACGAGGTGATCGCCAACGTTGCGCTGGAAACCCTGGGGCACCCCCTCGGCAGCTATCAGTTGCTCCATCCCATCGACCACGTTAACCGCTGCCAGTCCACCAACGATGTCTATCCGACTGCCCTTAAATTGGCCTTGGCAGGCGCCGTGCAGGGTCTGTGCCAGGAACTCGCCATGCTGGCAGAGGCGTTCGGGGATAAAGGAATCTCCTTCGCTGACATCGTGAAGATGGGGCGCACGCAGCTGCAGGATGCGGTCCCCATGACGTTGGGCCAGGAGTTCCACGCCTTCGCGGCGACTGTCACCGAGGACCGGCAGCGGCTCGAAGAGTCTGCCGGTCTCCTCCTTGAGTGCAGCCTGGGAGCTACGGCCATTGGAACCGGAATCACTGCAGCTGCCGGTTACCGGGAGCGGGTAGTGGACACGCTGGCGGAAATCAGCGGTTATCGGCTGGTGCCGGCCGCCAACCTGGTAGAGGCCACCTCCGATGTGGGCGTGTTCATGCACTTGTCCGGAATGCTCAAGCGCTCCGCGGTCAAGATTTCCAAAATAAGCAGCGACCTCAGATTGCTTTCCAGCGGACCACAAAATGGTTTGGGTGAGCTGCGGCTGCCGCCGCGGCAGGCGGGCTCGTCGATCATGCCCGGCAAAGTCAACCCGGTCATACCGGAAACCCTCAACCAGATCGCATTCGCCGTCGCAGGCGCGGACACAACCGTCACCATGGCCGCAGACAACGGCCAACTTCAACTTAATGCCTTCGAACCGGTGATTGGGCACGTACTGCTTCAGGGATTGTCCTGGTTGACCAACGGAGCGCGTATCCTCCGGACCCACTGCGTCGAGGGCATTGAAGCCAATGGGGAGCTGCTAAGGGTGAAGGTGGCCAGCTCGGCGGGTCTGGCCACCGCTTTCATCCCGGCGATCGGATACGCGGCTGCCGCTGCAGTGGCCAAGCGCGCACTTCAAGACGATACGCCGGTGCTGGAGGCCATCACGTCACTGGGAGTGTTGGACCGGGGGGCCGCCAGGATCATCATGGACGACGCCTCTGGTCTTAGTCCGCGGGTGCCGGGTGGTCCTGTGGTGCCCTAA
- the alr gene encoding alanine racemase, translating into MLHPAPPVRRTDNLASWLEVEGEAFEANVRAVRELLRDRARLCAVIKSDAYGHGAELLMPGLVRSGVPYIGVGSNREAGIARSHGFTGKLLRVRAAAPQEIAAAVGYGVEELVADPQSAWEINRIAAAAGRVVRIHLDINSSGISRHSLDVSSALGRASAAGILSHRNLELAGIMTHFPLDDVRDIEAGLDRFLEQAMSILQAAGIPREQVLLHAANSYATLNVPSAWLDMVRTGALLYGDSDLRHPGYRRCLTFKARIGSVNCYPAGSKVGYGHLHSLRSEARLATVTAGYGDGYRRALAMGGSVLVRGQRVPVVDAVSMNSMVVDVSDVPGVCPGDEVVLFGRQGSQEITVDELESANGNILADLYTVWAGGSRVLASEAAM; encoded by the coding sequence ATGTTGCATCCGGCTCCCCCAGTACGCCGCACAGACAATCTCGCCAGCTGGTTGGAGGTGGAAGGAGAAGCTTTCGAAGCCAACGTCCGCGCAGTGCGGGAACTTTTGCGCGACCGTGCCAGGCTCTGCGCTGTCATTAAGTCCGACGCGTACGGGCACGGGGCGGAGCTCCTGATGCCGGGGCTCGTGCGGTCCGGCGTACCTTACATCGGCGTCGGATCCAACAGGGAAGCCGGAATTGCCAGAAGCCACGGATTTACCGGCAAGCTGCTGCGTGTCCGTGCAGCAGCGCCACAAGAGATCGCGGCCGCCGTCGGGTATGGCGTAGAAGAACTGGTTGCCGACCCCCAAAGCGCATGGGAGATCAACCGGATCGCAGCTGCTGCCGGGCGGGTTGTCCGCATCCATCTGGATATCAACTCATCGGGCATCAGCCGTCACAGCCTGGATGTCTCCAGCGCATTGGGGCGGGCAAGCGCAGCGGGAATACTGAGTCACCGTAACCTGGAACTCGCCGGCATCATGACGCATTTCCCGCTGGACGACGTTCGGGACATCGAAGCAGGACTGGACCGCTTCCTGGAGCAGGCGATGTCCATCCTGCAGGCCGCCGGGATCCCACGCGAGCAGGTACTGCTGCATGCAGCAAATTCCTATGCAACCCTCAACGTCCCCTCCGCATGGCTGGATATGGTTCGGACAGGCGCGTTGCTCTACGGAGACTCTGACCTGCGTCACCCCGGATACCGGCGCTGTTTGACGTTCAAGGCGAGGATCGGCTCGGTGAACTGCTATCCCGCTGGAAGCAAAGTGGGGTACGGCCACCTGCACTCGCTGCGCTCCGAAGCGCGGCTGGCCACCGTCACTGCCGGGTACGGCGACGGCTACAGGCGTGCGCTTGCGATGGGAGGCAGTGTGCTTGTCCGGGGACAACGGGTTCCCGTTGTGGATGCGGTCTCCATGAACTCGATGGTGGTGGACGTTTCCGACGTCCCAGGCGTCTGCCCGGGTGACGAAGTGGTTCTCTTCGGCCGTCAAGGCAGCCAGGAGATCACGGTGGATGAGCTGGAGTCTGCCAACGGGAACATCCTGGCCGATCTGTACACCGTATGGGCGGGCGGCTCCCGCGTTCTCGCCTCGGAGGCGGCCATGTGA
- a CDS encoding amino acid permease, with amino-acid sequence MESSTPLQLDQRSETPGTEPAQSGLRRSMGTRHLIMIAMGGVIGSGLFLSSGYTISQAGPLGAVIAYLVGAFVVYLVMACLGELAIAYPVSGAFHIYAARSIGPATGFTTAWLYWLCWAVAIGSEFTASGLLMQRWFPDVEVWVWCLVFAAILFGFNAVSSRFFGESEFWFAIIKVGAIIGLIILGGAALFGFHPLSASGNHPFLLENFNTSGGLFPNGFTGVLVTALAVFYAFSGSELIGVAAGETADPSRSIPKAMRSTVIRLLIFFVGAIAVIAATVPYDQVGLDESPFVTVFSSVGIPFAPDIMNFVIITALLSAGNSGLFSCARMLYSLADEGHAPQAFKKLTSRGIPLIALSVSMLGGLASLISSVVAPESVYLALVSVAGFAVVGVWMSIVASHFFHRRAFVRNGGKVAELAYKAPLYPVVPILAFVLCLASLIGIAMDPSQIAALYFGIPFVAACYLFFRLRYSGRSREDQSA; translated from the coding sequence ATGGAATCTTCAACACCCCTCCAATTGGACCAACGGTCCGAAACACCCGGCACCGAACCTGCCCAGAGCGGACTTCGCAGGTCCATGGGCACCAGACACCTGATCATGATTGCGATGGGAGGCGTGATCGGGTCAGGGCTTTTCCTGAGCTCCGGGTACACGATCTCCCAGGCAGGCCCGTTGGGCGCCGTCATTGCTTACCTGGTGGGCGCGTTCGTCGTTTACTTGGTAATGGCCTGCCTTGGCGAACTTGCGATCGCCTATCCGGTCTCCGGGGCGTTCCACATCTACGCCGCGAGATCAATCGGACCGGCAACGGGATTCACGACCGCATGGTTGTACTGGCTCTGCTGGGCCGTTGCCATCGGTTCGGAGTTCACCGCATCAGGATTGTTGATGCAGCGTTGGTTCCCCGATGTCGAGGTTTGGGTCTGGTGTCTTGTCTTCGCGGCAATCCTCTTCGGATTCAACGCGGTCTCTTCACGGTTCTTCGGTGAATCCGAGTTCTGGTTTGCCATCATCAAGGTGGGCGCGATCATTGGCCTCATCATCCTCGGTGGTGCAGCCCTCTTTGGCTTCCACCCGCTATCCGCCTCGGGCAACCATCCGTTCCTCCTTGAGAACTTCAACACTTCCGGCGGCCTCTTTCCCAACGGATTCACCGGTGTCCTGGTGACCGCCCTTGCAGTCTTCTATGCCTTTTCAGGATCCGAACTGATCGGTGTCGCGGCAGGAGAAACGGCTGATCCATCCCGTAGCATCCCCAAGGCCATGCGGAGCACCGTCATTCGTTTGCTGATCTTCTTCGTTGGCGCCATCGCTGTCATCGCGGCAACGGTCCCCTACGACCAAGTAGGCCTGGACGAGAGCCCCTTCGTTACGGTGTTCTCTTCCGTGGGAATTCCTTTTGCCCCGGACATCATGAACTTCGTCATCATCACCGCCCTGCTTTCGGCCGGCAACAGCGGTTTGTTCTCCTGTGCCCGCATGCTCTACTCCCTGGCCGACGAGGGCCACGCCCCGCAGGCATTCAAGAAACTGACCAGCCGGGGCATTCCCCTGATCGCACTCTCCGTCAGCATGCTGGGTGGCCTCGCATCCCTCATCAGCAGCGTCGTGGCCCCTGAATCCGTCTACTTGGCGTTGGTGTCCGTGGCCGGTTTTGCCGTAGTGGGCGTGTGGATGTCCATTGTGGCCTCCCACTTTTTCCACCGGCGTGCGTTTGTCCGCAACGGCGGGAAGGTGGCCGAGCTCGCCTACAAGGCTCCGCTGTATCCGGTGGTGCCGATCCTTGCCTTCGTCCTGTGCCTCGCTTCCCTCATTGGCATTGCCATGGACCCTTCCCAGATCGCGGCCCTGTACTTCGGGATTCCATTCGTGGCCGCCTGCTACCTGTTCTTCCGGCTTCGGTACAGCGGCAGAAGCCGCGAGGACCAGTCGGCCTGA
- a CDS encoding cyclase family protein — MWQQLAPLLANRTFTDLTHAFHPGQPHFAAFPDEQREALFDMDKGDGFTAHRYSIVGQWGTHVDPPSHFIRDGRTLDQLPVQDMVLPLVVLDITSRASVDTDATPTLTDIDAWEERNGKIPAGSFVALRTGWSHRWPNAQEMANRDSGGISHTPGWSREVLEFLVEERNVAAIGHEQTDTDPGLATSRQDFSLETYILAKDKWQIELLANLDGLPESGAAVIATWAKPLGGSGFPARVFAIH; from the coding sequence ATGTGGCAGCAACTGGCACCGCTGCTCGCCAACAGGACCTTCACCGACCTGACCCACGCCTTCCACCCTGGCCAGCCACACTTTGCCGCGTTTCCCGATGAACAACGCGAAGCTCTCTTCGACATGGACAAGGGCGATGGTTTCACCGCACACAGGTATTCAATCGTCGGCCAGTGGGGCACCCACGTCGATCCGCCGTCGCACTTCATCCGGGACGGCCGCACCCTGGACCAACTGCCGGTCCAGGACATGGTGCTGCCGCTGGTGGTCCTGGACATCACCAGCCGCGCCTCTGTCGACACCGATGCAACGCCCACTCTGACGGACATTGACGCCTGGGAGGAGCGCAATGGCAAGATCCCGGCTGGATCCTTCGTCGCGCTGCGCACGGGCTGGAGCCATCGCTGGCCCAATGCCCAAGAGATGGCCAACCGGGATTCAGGCGGCATCAGCCACACGCCGGGATGGTCGCGGGAAGTCCTGGAGTTCTTGGTCGAAGAACGCAATGTAGCGGCGATCGGACATGAACAGACCGATACCGACCCCGGCCTTGCCACATCCCGCCAGGACTTCAGCCTTGAAACGTACATCCTGGCCAAGGACAAGTGGCAGATCGAACTCCTCGCCAACCTGGACGGACTGCCGGAGTCCGGAGCCGCAGTCATAGCCACCTGGGCCAAGCCGCTGGGTGGAAGCGGATTCCCCGCCCGCGTCTTCGCGATCCACTGA
- a CDS encoding IclR family transcriptional regulator, giving the protein MDVPSEASSLAQGLRLVRLVADREKQGRQLLGVSQLAAELDMEQSRVSRLAQELCDLELLEREDRGPFRVGRRFFALAGSLNRNWVQESKAELEELVAGFGLRARLSVRDEVRVQLLRSSSNNAAFGGFAKPGMVTPVWCTGAGRALLWDHDAGALDSLLKDVNFIGVGGPAAAHSRAEVQELMARDKPAGYVLATEEYEHGVWELAVPVRSARGEILAALSVLGSRSGAEPDIAVVADALQAASKRLGSAHGQVY; this is encoded by the coding sequence GTGGATGTTCCATCCGAAGCCTCGTCTTTGGCCCAGGGCCTGCGCTTGGTGCGGTTGGTGGCGGACCGGGAGAAACAAGGCAGGCAGTTGCTGGGAGTCTCGCAATTGGCCGCCGAACTGGACATGGAACAGAGCCGCGTGTCCCGGCTTGCCCAGGAGCTTTGCGATCTTGAATTGTTGGAGCGGGAAGACCGGGGACCCTTCAGGGTGGGCCGGCGCTTCTTCGCCCTGGCTGGTTCCCTCAACCGGAACTGGGTCCAGGAGTCGAAGGCCGAGTTGGAAGAGCTGGTGGCCGGTTTTGGTCTTCGGGCCCGCCTCTCCGTCCGGGACGAAGTGCGGGTGCAGCTCCTGCGCTCCTCAAGCAACAATGCCGCTTTCGGCGGTTTTGCCAAGCCTGGAATGGTGACACCGGTTTGGTGCACGGGTGCTGGCAGGGCCCTGCTGTGGGATCATGACGCCGGCGCCTTGGACTCGTTGCTTAAGGACGTGAACTTCATTGGTGTGGGTGGACCGGCCGCTGCCCACTCTCGGGCCGAGGTCCAGGAACTGATGGCGCGCGACAAACCGGCAGGATACGTCTTGGCGACCGAAGAATATGAGCACGGTGTGTGGGAACTGGCAGTCCCTGTGCGCTCAGCCCGAGGAGAAATCCTTGCAGCGCTCAGCGTGCTGGGCAGCCGGTCCGGAGCAGAACCGGACATTGCGGTGGTGGCCGATGCCCTGCAAGCCGCGTCCAAACGTTTGGGCTCCGCACACGGGCAGGTTTATTAG
- a CDS encoding aldehyde dehydrogenase family protein gives MSETLTSVLPTETGILDVTSPFDHRTVGSIKLTDLDDVADVLATARTGAKASAALSRNDRGRILDRAAQSIEERSEIFARTIVNEAGKTIRQARKEVLRAVNTLRLSAAEARRNAGEVVPFDAYEGSEDRQGWFSREPLGIILAITPFNDPLNLVAHKVGPAIAGGNAVVLKPSALTPLSAQLLAETLFEAGLPGTVLTLVHGGREVARKILAAPDVRMVSFTGGFSTGEDIARTAGLKKLAMDLGGNAPVIVMDDADLQKAVESCVSGAFWAAGQNCVGVQRILVHSSVYQEFKSRFLAETAALVLGDPSDGKTDVGPMITAGAAATLMERIRLAVDAGAVLLAGGKCFGNLVQPTVAEAVPEDSRLWQEEAFGPLVMLRPVDSMQEAVDVANSIDFSLHAGIFTSSLGNAMGAAKQIQAGGVMINDSSDYRFDGMPFGGFKYGSLGREGVRFAYEDMTQPKVICIKN, from the coding sequence ATGTCTGAGACCCTCACCTCAGTGCTTCCCACCGAAACCGGCATCCTGGACGTCACCAGTCCCTTCGACCACCGCACAGTGGGCAGTATCAAACTCACTGACCTCGACGACGTGGCAGATGTACTTGCCACCGCACGGACCGGAGCCAAGGCATCGGCAGCGCTCTCCCGCAACGACCGGGGCAGAATCCTGGACCGCGCCGCGCAGTCCATCGAAGAACGCAGCGAAATCTTTGCCCGGACAATTGTCAATGAAGCCGGAAAGACCATCCGTCAGGCGCGCAAGGAGGTCCTGAGGGCAGTCAACACCCTGCGGTTGTCAGCGGCGGAAGCCCGGCGCAACGCCGGTGAGGTCGTCCCCTTTGACGCGTACGAAGGATCCGAGGACCGGCAGGGCTGGTTCTCCCGTGAACCGCTGGGAATCATCCTGGCCATCACGCCATTCAACGATCCCCTTAACCTGGTAGCCCACAAGGTGGGGCCTGCAATCGCTGGAGGCAACGCCGTCGTTCTTAAACCTTCGGCACTGACTCCGCTGTCCGCGCAGCTGCTGGCGGAAACCTTGTTCGAAGCGGGACTCCCGGGCACCGTACTGACGCTCGTCCACGGCGGTCGCGAGGTTGCCCGGAAGATCCTGGCCGCACCGGATGTACGCATGGTGTCTTTCACCGGCGGCTTCTCAACTGGGGAGGACATCGCAAGGACAGCGGGACTCAAGAAGCTGGCCATGGACCTTGGTGGAAATGCTCCCGTCATCGTCATGGACGACGCCGACCTGCAGAAGGCGGTCGAGTCCTGCGTCTCCGGGGCGTTCTGGGCAGCTGGGCAGAACTGCGTGGGAGTCCAGCGCATTCTGGTTCACAGCTCCGTCTACCAGGAGTTCAAGTCCAGGTTCCTGGCCGAAACTGCGGCGCTGGTGTTGGGCGACCCGAGCGACGGGAAGACCGACGTCGGACCGATGATCACCGCCGGGGCCGCCGCAACGCTCATGGAGAGGATTCGCTTGGCCGTCGACGCCGGTGCAGTCCTGCTGGCCGGCGGAAAGTGCTTCGGAAACCTGGTTCAGCCGACCGTGGCCGAGGCGGTCCCCGAAGACAGCCGGCTGTGGCAGGAAGAAGCCTTCGGGCCGCTTGTGATGCTGCGGCCAGTGGATTCCATGCAGGAAGCCGTGGACGTTGCCAACTCGATCGACTTCAGCCTACATGCCGGGATCTTCACATCTTCACTCGGTAATGCCATGGGCGCAGCCAAGCAGATCCAGGCAGGTGGCGTGATGATCAACGATTCCTCCGACTACCGCTTCGACGGCATGCCGTTCGGCGGCTTCAAATACGGCAGCCTGGGCCGCGAAGGAGTCCGCTTCGCCTACGAGGACATGACCCAGCCCAAGGTCATCTGCATCAAGAACTGA
- a CDS encoding homoserine dehydrogenase, with the protein MTTYDLALIGFGGVNRTLAEIVHERGAELRADLGFGLRIVAITDLRLGSLMIPGGIDLDMALHLRAGETFADHGGSRDTNNEEVIRNCTADIICEATFTNPEDGEPAVSHVRWALESGKSVCTTNKGPVALQGRELTRLATANGARFEFEGAVMSGTPVIRLAKQMFTGLAIQGFEGILNGTSNYVLGRMEAGLDLESAVREAQELGYAEANPTADIEGFDVQLKVLILANELLGAGITLEDVSREGISSLTPADIAKAAAEGRRWKLIGSAIRNTDGTVSASVKPMALPLDHGLAGISGATNAVSFTTDLLGPVTISGPGAGRVETAYALLSDIIAMHAAKKVDSYV; encoded by the coding sequence ATGACCACTTACGATCTCGCCCTCATTGGCTTCGGCGGCGTCAACCGCACGCTTGCCGAAATCGTCCACGAACGCGGTGCAGAACTCCGCGCGGATCTCGGGTTCGGTTTGCGCATTGTTGCCATCACGGACCTTCGGTTGGGCTCGCTGATGATCCCCGGCGGAATCGACCTCGACATGGCGTTGCACCTCCGGGCCGGTGAAACATTCGCAGACCACGGGGGATCGCGGGACACCAACAACGAGGAGGTAATCCGCAACTGCACGGCCGACATTATTTGTGAAGCCACCTTCACCAACCCGGAAGACGGGGAACCAGCCGTATCCCACGTCCGCTGGGCGCTGGAATCCGGCAAGAGCGTCTGCACTACCAACAAGGGCCCCGTGGCGCTTCAGGGACGGGAGCTGACCCGCCTGGCCACGGCAAACGGAGCCAGGTTCGAGTTTGAAGGTGCTGTCATGAGCGGCACTCCCGTCATCAGGCTCGCAAAGCAGATGTTCACCGGGCTCGCCATCCAGGGCTTCGAGGGCATCCTGAACGGCACCAGTAACTACGTGTTGGGCCGAATGGAAGCAGGTCTCGACCTGGAGTCCGCCGTTCGTGAAGCGCAGGAACTCGGTTACGCAGAAGCCAACCCAACTGCAGATATAGAAGGATTCGACGTCCAACTCAAGGTGCTGATTTTGGCCAATGAACTGCTGGGAGCCGGAATCACACTCGAGGACGTCAGCCGCGAAGGCATCTCTTCCCTGACCCCTGCAGACATCGCCAAGGCGGCTGCGGAGGGGCGTCGATGGAAGCTGATTGGATCGGCAATCAGGAACACCGACGGCACCGTGTCGGCTTCAGTCAAACCTATGGCGTTGCCCCTGGATCACGGCTTGGCGGGCATCTCCGGTGCCACCAACGCCGTCTCTTTCACGACGGACCTGTTGGGCCCGGTAACGATCTCCGGCCCCGGCGCAGGAAGAGTCGAAACCGCCTACGCACTGCTCTCCGACATCATCGCCATGCACGCAGCCAAGAAAGTTGATTCCTATGTCTGA
- a CDS encoding LysR family transcriptional regulator, giving the protein MAQLSSGLTLQQLRYFIEVAAEGSISAAADLLYVAQPTMSAAMKDLEARVGRALLVRSTRGVTLTADGAEFLGYARQVVEQFALLEQRYLGRPPTRRLLGVSTQHYSFAVDAFVRMVKGTEVADYEFSLRESRTWDIIEDVRTLRSEIGILYRNDFNRKVIDKLLRESGLAFTPLFLADPHIFVSRKNPLASKESATLADLAGLPRLTFDQGANNSFYFAEEILSTLSSKQEIRVSDRATIFNLMIGLHGYTISTGIISGELDPEIVAIPLDVDERIEIGWIGHAAIPLTDQAQRYLKELRAVVAEFGVALLD; this is encoded by the coding sequence ATGGCACAGCTTTCGAGCGGACTGACCCTGCAGCAGCTCCGATACTTCATAGAGGTTGCAGCTGAGGGGTCCATCTCCGCGGCAGCCGATCTTCTCTACGTAGCGCAACCGACAATGTCCGCAGCGATGAAGGACCTTGAGGCCCGGGTGGGACGTGCGCTCCTGGTTCGCTCCACCCGCGGGGTCACCTTGACCGCTGACGGGGCAGAGTTCCTCGGTTATGCGAGGCAGGTCGTGGAACAGTTCGCCCTCCTCGAGCAGCGCTACCTTGGCAGGCCGCCGACGCGACGATTGCTCGGGGTGTCGACGCAGCACTACTCGTTCGCGGTGGACGCCTTCGTTCGGATGGTCAAGGGCACCGAGGTGGCCGACTACGAGTTCTCGCTGCGTGAGTCCCGCACCTGGGACATCATCGAGGATGTCCGGACGCTGCGCAGTGAGATAGGCATCCTCTACCGGAACGATTTCAACCGGAAGGTCATCGACAAGCTCCTCCGGGAATCCGGGCTCGCGTTTACTCCGCTTTTCCTCGCCGATCCGCATATTTTCGTTTCGCGGAAAAACCCGCTTGCCTCAAAAGAGAGTGCGACTCTTGCCGATCTCGCCGGTTTGCCGCGCCTGACCTTTGACCAAGGTGCGAACAACTCTTTCTACTTCGCCGAAGAAATTCTTTCCACTTTGTCCAGTAAGCAGGAGATCAGGGTCTCTGACCGTGCGACGATCTTCAACCTCATGATCGGGCTCCACGGCTACACGATTTCGACGGGCATCATCAGCGGCGAACTCGACCCGGAGATCGTCGCCATCCCGCTCGACGTTGACGAACGCATCGAGATCGGCTGGATCGGCCACGCCGCGATTCCGCTCACCGACCAAGCGCAGCGCTACCTCAAGGAGTTGCGGGCCGTGGTCGCTGAATTCGGCGTAGCGCTCCTGGACTGA
- a CDS encoding IclR family transcriptional regulator, which translates to MSKTSSMGRGMMAILAVGERHTEGYDGGTVAEVAARLDKDRSQVSRSLKGAHQEGFLARTSDRAYCLDWSLLTDAQLVTEQRLRTDGLAALEGLAAETTEACFLGVLSGNSTVTIAEHVPPAANLVGSWLGRPYPAYCSDAGQALLWDAPEEEVRRIFQNVEFVRHGPNTPSSVDDFLERLEGARSRGYSIVDEEAEPGLYSLSAPIRDFKGDVAAALQIVGPKSRLEPQRDQHALVLASWRGWLETRVGGV; encoded by the coding sequence ATGTCAAAGACCTCCAGCATGGGCCGCGGCATGATGGCCATCCTCGCCGTCGGCGAGCGTCACACCGAAGGGTACGACGGCGGTACGGTCGCCGAAGTCGCGGCCCGCCTGGACAAAGACCGCAGCCAAGTCTCGCGGAGCCTCAAAGGAGCACACCAGGAAGGATTCCTGGCACGCACGTCGGACCGGGCATACTGCCTCGATTGGTCGTTGCTCACCGACGCCCAACTGGTGACGGAACAACGCCTGCGGACTGATGGCCTCGCAGCCTTGGAAGGTTTGGCGGCCGAGACCACCGAGGCCTGCTTCCTGGGTGTCCTCAGCGGAAACAGCACCGTCACCATTGCCGAGCACGTACCTCCCGCTGCCAACCTTGTTGGTTCCTGGCTCGGCCGCCCTTACCCTGCCTACTGCAGCGACGCCGGCCAGGCCCTCCTGTGGGACGCACCCGAAGAGGAGGTGCGGAGGATCTTCCAGAACGTGGAGTTCGTCCGACACGGGCCCAACACGCCGTCGTCCGTGGACGACTTTCTTGAGCGCTTGGAAGGCGCCCGAAGCAGGGGATACTCAATTGTCGACGAGGAGGCCGAACCGGGCCTCTATTCGCTCTCTGCGCCCATCCGTGACTTCAAGGGTGATGTGGCCGCAGCGCTGCAGATAGTTGGCCCAAAATCGCGGCTGGAACCCCAGCGGGATCAGCATGCCCTGGTACTGGCTTCATGGCGCGGCTGGCTCGAAACCCGGGTCGGGGGAGTCTAA